CAACTGAAAGTGTTTCCAAGGTGCCAAATTATTCTGAAGAAAATCACACCCTTTTAGAGGGGAACCCCTTAACCAATGAGCAAAGCTTAAGCATGGATAATCATGCTTCTCAACATCTGCTGTCATTGTTacagaaaggaacaaacataaaaGACCAGAAGTCACCAAGGATGCAATATCATGAGGAAAGGCACATCATCCCCATGAAAGAAATAAGTCATGAGAATTCTGGTTATGCTGAGAAGAATGAAACTCCAGAGAAAACAGGAGCCCAGACACTAGAATTTCTGTTTGGAAAACAATTCATGAAGGAGTTGCGTTCTGCTGATGCTCCTGTTTCTGTTAAACAGCCTAATCTCCTGCATACACACTCTAATGATTCAGTTGTAGAAGATGGTAGAGTGGATTCATCATTTGGCTTGTCATTGAACAGGAATTTTTTTCCTTCAAATTCAGAATTTGAATCACATTTTGGTAAATTTGACACGTTTCCATCATCAGGGAAAATAaatgtggaagatgataaaattTCAGGTTTACAATCACAAGAACTGTCTCTAGCTGACAATGGATATGGACGAGATCAAGATCTGTGGTCTAGTATAAATAATGGTAACCAGAGCAATATTGGCAACTCTCATTTTGAAAATGCAAAGGCTATTGGCAACAGAAACTTTGCACCTTTTGGGATCAGCAGACAGAAGTCTGTATCAAACACAGCAGAGAAGGGAGAATATTCAAGTAATTTGAATTCTAATTTAGGAGGTGATGTTTTGGAAGCTAGTGGGTTTCAGGACAGGAATTCAATCATAAGAGGCCTATTTGATCCAGGGAGCAAAAAACCTATTTCTGATGCAGGGACCATTCCAACTGGGAATTCATTCATGGGAAAGAACGACTCTTTCGATACAAAATTAACCCATGACGGAAGACCGATGCTTCTTGGAAGATCAAGGAATGGGAACTCAGCTTCTCTACCTATCTTTGATGAATTGCTAAGGACAAACATAACTGGGCCTCAAATGTCTGAAAATTTTATTTTCTCGGATGTTCCAAGATCAGCACCAGAGATTGCTCAAAAGCTCCCCATTTTTACAGATGAGAAGAGTAGATATGAAGATCAAAATAAAAGAGGTCATGGGGCAGTTGGTCAGCATTACCATGGTGGTGATGCCCCTGTTTTGGAGTCTAGAATCTCCCTGAATGACATGGTAGGTGCTTTACATTCACCATTTACCAATTCTTCCAATCAGTCAGGTGGTGGCGTTCAAGATAACTTTGGTAACAAAAGTGGGAACCATCAGTTATTTGGCTTGCCCTCACATGCATCTCATCTTGCACAGCAGCAGTTGCTAGGGCTAGCAGATGTTCCATTGTCACATTCTTTTCCTGGCCCACACTCTCGGCCACCACCTGCATTCTTTCCCTATCATCATGGTCCTGGGCCCTATGATCCAAATTTAGGAGCTATTAATGCAATGACTGTGCAGCAGCAGATTAATCATCAACCACCTCCCCAAAGTAGGCAGATGAAGTTGTTTGATCATGGCAGCTCCCCAGAGCAACAGCATCCTGCCCCGGAAGTTTGGTCAGAGCATTTGCCTGGAAGACCCTTTTCTCAAGAACAATCCGGGCAAATGTTGTATCCACTTCATAATGGTCCTCACATGAATCAGACAGTTTATAATTCTTTGAGGCCACATGGGTTTCCACCAAATCATTTTATGCAGCCTGTTCCAGTGCCACAAAGAGGGCTTTCTTCAATAAACAACTTCCCTTTTATTCCTGACCAAATGCCTCATGGTCCTCGTGGCCTTCCATCAAACTATCCACATCATATTGCTGGTCCCTTCACACCTGAAATTCCTATACATTCTATGCAAGGTCTACCATTTCATTCTCATTCCAGTCACACTACCCATGGAATGGCTCATAACCAGTCATTCAGACCAAATTTAGGTGCCTCACATGAGTTCAGTGTTACAACTGATGGAAGTCAGCATGCAGTTGTGATGGGTAATGATGGACCATCAATGGACTCACTGTTTGCAAAAGAATCAAAGAGGCAGCCAGCTGGGGCACTCCCTGTTAGTCAATATCCTGGAAGGAACATGGGTTATGGATAATGTTAAGTCTGTTTATAGGGCTATGGAAGCTTGAGTGTTGGTACAAATGTGCTTGAGTAATATCATTTTATTGGTTACAAGCAGAGAGAAACGTGGGCAATAGCCTGTAGGTTCCCTTTTTCTAAGAGGCCTTGTGTTTCTTCTTTGAGAAGCCTTTATATCATTGAGGGGGCTGTGATTCTAATTTGAGAAGCCTCTTGTATACTACGTTCTTGGTTTTGTAGATACTGAATTTTCTTTAGGCATGCAGAATGTTTGAAATTTATTTACTTTAGCAGATGTTGCACTACTTCCTTCTTAATAGAAATTGTCTGCCAGGCTTTTGGGTTCTAAGCATTTTATTTTTCTGTTGCATCAATTATGTGTATTTGATATGAAAACAATGTGTATAATGTAATTGTAGTGTTGCTTGGAATTGAGCCATGCTTGAGTTGCAGCTGCGATTGGAATTTTCTTGGAGCTCATGACCAGCAAAATTGCATGTATTTCTttcaatataatttaaatattttcatataATACTCAGAAGTTGTTAATGGCTCAAGTCTGGAATTTTGGATGGAGTGAATATTAAgtaaaatttgaagaaagagctttTTTGGCTGTTTATACAAGAGTGTCTATTTGCTAGTCAGAAGTTTTGAGCGTACTACAGGTTTTATGCGATGGAAGCCTTCTATTTGGATAGAATTTTTAGCCTCTCAGTACTTCCTTCCGAGTCGAGATGGAGTTTTAGCATGTCTGGTATAACggacaaatttatttttttgagtggggagcattgattttttttttgatatcgTTAGCAAATTGCAAGTAATGGGGTCATAATCATTGATCGTCTCCACCTCAAATATATATAACCGGCAATTGAAACTTGAATCATTAACATGGTCTCatttgccatatatatatatatatatatagataaaattGTAATTGCACTTCTCCACATTTTAAATTAACTAGCATCACAGGTGTTTGCTTATATATCAAAGGTATTTGTTTTATAGTATCGTTTGTATTGGACTCCCGTTGACCCGTGCGTCCCTTAATATAATGACTATTGTGAAAAACAATTTTACAATGGGAAAGTTGGCAAATAACTAGATTGTAGCTCAATTCTATCTGCATTCTTTTACAAGGTGCGCAGGCCTGATCCCCAGTTAGTTTACATTGCCATCAGTTTGGTTTAGACACCCATGTAGAATTGATATAGTTTTGTGGTGTGATTTTAAATTTTACTTTTGGCCTTCAAATCTACCCATTATTTGGCCGTTAGAGTCGATAGAACACTTGAATTGGTTAGGATGATGTATTTAAAGACAAACCTTATCTCATTGGAATAGTAAACAAACATTTTTAGTGCACATCTAACACCTAGCAGGGAGTACACTTTTCATTATCATAGGAGCGTGACATCTGTATTGCATTATAGGCACACTGTATGATTCCTTAGTTACATGATTGATACCGTAATCACGTGATTATACTGTAGTTGCAGAGGGTGATTCTATAGTTGTGGAATTATTTCAGAGTCACCTATAGCTTTTATATGCAACTGTCTGATATGACCTAATTTTCTCGTGTTATAACCGAGATCTAAGTtccatttatttattaaaattttgtGCATTTATTTCAGTAACATGATAAGTCCCAAGTCTTCAATCTGAGGGCTATCtaatgagttttttatttttatatcttaaGGATTTTTATGCAATTACTATCTATATTTGTATATTTTTGGTGAACTCAACATTCAAATTCATCTAGAGTTCTACAacctcaattttttaatttttttttatttcgatATTTTTAAACCAAGGATTTTTATGCAATTACTATCTATATTTGTAtatttttggtgaacttgacattcAAATTCATCTAGAGTTATACAAcctcaaattttttaatttttttcatttcgaTATTTTTGATCACTTGCATTTGTCATTTCAAGTTAGAATTTGTATCTTATATCATTTGCATTTCATTGCTTTATATGAATTAGGGCTTGGGTTATCatggtttattattatttttttaatctttatccACCAACCTCCCTTGTGCTTTTTTCTTACTTGATAGTTAGCCGGAAGTGTTTTCCTCTTTCCTAGCCAAATTTACGGAGAGTCCATATTGTTTTGTGACGGAGACTCCATATTGTTTTGTGACGGAGACTTCACTTGGCTATTATAGCAACCTAGCTCTTAAACTCTATATTTATTTGATACATGTAGAGATAATCTTATGTGATGTGATTcgattctttttttctttttgtattcATGGTGATGTTGAGCCTAATGCTAGAACTACCTCCAAATCCTTTGGTTCATGTTCTTATAGTGTGATTCTCATCAGGAGCCTAGGAATAGTGTTGTGTGAGCTACTTTTTTCCATTAATGTTGTGGCTTATGATATTTATTTAACCTCTCATACTTTTAAATTGCCTTGTGCTTTATTATATCATGCTTTGCATTATGATGTTAATTTTTTAACATCTCAAGTTGATTGTTTAtgtagttattattatttttttaaaaggtATAAATATTTTTGACTTGGAGTTATGAATTAGTGAGATTACAAGTGGGGGACCTCATCCTCAATATAAACACTCAACAACACCACTCTACTGGGATTTGAACCTTGTGCCAAGAACAACTAACACCACAACTTAATCATCATTCTATGCCAATACCGACAACCTCCATTATATGTTGATATTTGTGCTCTTAGTAAGGAATTGTTCATCGATGACTCTGATAGTTCTAACAATGCATCTTTATATGTTAAGTCGTTGCTAACAGTGGGTATCAAACTAATGAAATCTTGTTGATAAGTGAATTTTGATTCACTTTTTATTACTAGAATATTGCATCGGTCTAACTTGTATATTTAATTATTCATTCATGATAGTGGCACATAGTCTTACAATTTTTTTTGGGCCCCAGCTTTTTGGATAGTTTGGACTTGTTTAGAGTTCCTAGTCACATATCTTTTGATCCTTGGCGAACATTTTCACTTGATGTTTATATTGCTGATATTATTTTTTCTCCTAAGGAACCTTGAGTTGTTGTCAAGGGTACACTTCCAATTCAACTTGCATTCCACAAGGCATTTAATTCATATAATTGTCATGAAGGGGGTTAACATAATTAATAAATGGCTTGATATTCAATTATGCCACAATTTCTAATGTATCCTACACTTAAGCTGATTGAATGAGCACCTTAAAGGATGTAATTGATCAACTATAAAGTACTCAACAAAATTCCCTTTGGAATCTAATTTACATATCTATTTGATGTTTTTCATATTAAAAAGCAGCAAAACAAGGATACTGTCCCTATAACAACCCAACAGGCAAAAGTTAACAAAAAAGCAATAGCAACACATTAACAACCAACTAATATCAAAATTTACCTATCAACAACATATAAAGAGCTATCATCTTTGGAATACTTGTCCAACGATCTATCCATCCTATTGAAATTCTTAATGCCAGGTCACCTATGGCCATAAACATAAACaatatcaaaataagaaagaaagtCTTAACAGAGGGCCTTCTGCGGCCAGAAACAACATTAgcaacatcaacaacaaaaattatatataaaacacCCTTAGCTACCATCCTTGAACTGCCCGCCTGGTGAAGAACATTGAACCAATCCTTAGTAAGGAACTTGAATAGCTCCTTGTAATTTCCCTCCTCTTCTTCGTTATCTCCCAAGATCTTCTTTTGCATTAAACACAAGGAGGCGGTTGAGCTATGCATAACCCTTAGGTTGAACTGGGAAACACTCCCCAGTTTCCTTTCAAGATCAAAGACCTTGGCTTTAACCTTCTCCAACTCAGTGGCATTCATCTTACATACAGAACAGGTCCCTTCCAGTTGGGAGTTATAGGTCCCTTTTGCTTAtggtttgttcatttccattttgTCAAGAATCATATCCTCAGTGAGGTCAGTTGGGCTCTCCAAAATATGAATGGAGCTATCATCATTCATAGAGGTTTCCCTCTCCTCTTCTTTATGCCTCCCTTTGTTATTTCAACACTCTTCCTTTCCTTCTCTTCAGTACCCAGTTCCGCCTCATCCTCAATCTTGTAATCCACAAGGTTCTTCGACTTTCCTTTCTCTGTAGAGTGGATGGCTAGCCTAAAAGACTGTCTAGGGGTATTTTCACTCTTGCTCAAGTCTTCCCCCTTTTCTTTCTCTGTAGAGTGGATGGCTAGCCTAAAAGACTATCTAGGGGTATTTTCACTCTTGCTCAAGTCTATTTGATGTTAATCATACATAGTTGTCAACAAAATCATACTTGAGCTCCATTAATATAAATTGTTCTAAGATTTCATTTGTGCCTAATGTGTTACCTACTCCACAAGTTATTCAAAAGCACTTATCTTAATATATTATTGTGTAATATGGGGATGTACATGTAAGATATGCCCTAGTTGATAACAATCTAATTTGAATATATGTAGTGAAGATTGTTTGAACAAAAGTTACAAGTAAATAGAATCAATATGGAAAGATCAGATGTTAACCATCAAAGGTTTCAAGCAATATTGTTAGATAGTCTACGGGTCTTATTTGGCTTCCTAACAATGTTAAACCACTTAATATTGATTTATCATTCCATGTGACATCTCTAATATTAGCATATATCAAGTTATCGAGTAGCCCATGATGCCATGGATGCCACTTTCCAATCTTCtccaacttttagaattcaatacTAAGAACCAGAGATTTGTAATACAAGTGGAGTATCCTAATCTATATAGTCACTGTCAAATCATTGATCAacttttcaaagaattttcaaaacataaAGAACACCataataaaggaaaacaaaaacaaaaagaatctAAAAAAAGCCCCAAATCATGTTAATGTTTTATTTGGCGATGAATAGGATACATTAAAATTCACACTTTAAGATGTTTGGTAGTACAAGTTTGACCTTGAAACTTATAATATATCATTGCTTTATATGGACTCATCCATATATAGTTGATTTCCTTTTCCTAAGCCAAGTGATGCTAACATGTGTGACAATGATTTAGAAATATACTTTTATTATCAATTCATCTACATCTATATCATTTAATATATTGTATGGTACTTGATATAAATTAATGCAAACATTAGGCTACAAAGGATAAAGGACTTAGATAAAATGGGTATATTATTCTTGCTTAATTAAACACATATGGAAAATAATGTAAATGAATGGTTGAAAGAATGGAAATGAAAAGGAAAGAGCCAATCATATCTATGATGCCTTTTGATTTAAGTGCCAATGATACATCTTTGCCATCCTTACATATAAATCATGAAATTTGTTACCATAGACTTAATTGCTCCTATTATAAATAGTTATTGTTGGGATTGTCAAATTTTAAAGGTTTGGAGTGTGTATATTGCTTTTGAAAATCCTTTTAATAAGCCCTAAAACCCCAAAGTATTGAGCCTTTCATGACTTAGCGTTCAAAACTTTTAATTTGAGGTTGACTTGTTATATATGGTTAATAATattttaagttataacttaagtgtgCCTAAGTCAGAAACTTACTAGCCCCACGTGTTAGGACTCAACCTTTTCATCTAGTCTCCTATGGCTACATGCCCCTAATGGACATTCATTTCTtagtgtttatggtaaaaatgaaaacaacaatattgaaagactaaatgaattcaaccacaaaaccctagcctaacaacaacaaagatccaccataacatatgaagattaccgaagacaatgtaaatcaaataaaatcacaaagattataccatcacatgtccaatagggtttggatctccattcttcctatctccattgatcttgcttgatagatttgctctcagattttatgtgtgcacaagagctcaacaaagaacggaaatgtggttgcaagtaggcttgatcacatgtgAAAATTTGAAAGCGTAGAAggcttgattagggttgataatgaaggaagcatctccttatatataagacactataagaaatggagggataagattgagaggtgtaaaacataaatggtcggctatgattagaggataggtagaggaaataagaaaataatgagagggtaggtaatgtaggaattaagagatgaatgacatgtgtcatgggtagaaaaggttaatcaaataattaaataaataaagatttatttaattaatagaagaagtgggatcaattaaataaataaaatattcatttaatttaggaaaatgataatttaaataaataaatgtatttatttaaatgagaaataaggctagaagaggataaatgaattaattaaataaataaagatttatttaattaatagaagaattaggctaaaataattaaataaataaatatttatttaattagacaagacaattttaggtgtctacacttagtaACACAATTTTCACATGCAAAATTCACGACTTTAGTCATAGTGTCATCCCATGTTCTCGCAACTATTCTCCAAGCTCTTGTTTAGCACACACGGGAAGTAGAAAAAAACACAATGTGCCGTCAAAAGACTAAACGTTGAAAAATCCAAGCGAGAAAGGGAAAAGGTCTCCCAAACATTAGGAAAAGGATGGTGGAATATAAATAATGAATCATCAAGTCAAAATCCATTGAGACAATCTAATCCGTTGATAAAAATAGATGATCAGATGAAATTTAAAAAACAACACGACTATCAAGTTTAGCAGTTGTTCACATGATTTGAATTTAATGAAGCCATGACTGTAGTAAACTTGCAATCCCATTAATGAAATGCTCATTTGATCAATATTTTTGGTCATTTTGCATTTGAAGATTGAATTCAAGGAGCTTTGCAAATTGTGAAGGCAATTTTCGACGACTCACTTCAACACTAGGGTTTTGGGGAGCGAAAAAACTAGTAAGTACTTTATTCTCTCCTATAGGTGATATAAGGTGAATTTCCTGCTTTATTTGTCAGAATTGTTGATTGGGATAATCAAAATTAGTTAAAACACAAACCCTAGCTATCTTTATTTGGACAAAATGGCAAAGGGTAGTGAAGCATCTAGGTCTAAAGAGAAGAAAATGCTATTACAACAAGACATCTTAGATATCTTGCCAGAATTAGATGATAAATGAAGTAAGAAGGTGTTTAAGGATTATTGTGAGAAAGGTCAACATGGAGACATTTCAATTTTAGGATGGGAGCTATTTAAGTATTTTTATGGTAATAGAGAAAGAGATGCCCTTGTGTCAAACCCTTGGACCTATGATTTGGGCAAGCTGGTTGTCTCGAATGTGTTTATTGATGTAGACCTGATTAGGGTTTTGGCAAAGTTCTATCACCTTGTTCCTAAAGTAATCAAATGAAGTGATCACTCAACACTAGTGGCTTTGGACAAAATGACAATTGTTGACACCTTTATGTTGAATAGGGAATCCCTAGTGTAGATTAATTTTGATAAGCTCAAGGAAGAATGCAAGAGGCTCATAAAAACTTTAAGGATGAAATCCCAATGTATAGAAAGAAGGGATGTAATAACATGAGAATGTAAATCCCTTTTAGTGAGCAAGAACCctttttggttgaaaattttgagAGATACTTTGCCAGGACCTACCATGCATTATGCCAGGTTATGGGGAGGCATAGCGAAGAAAGGATGCCAATTGAATTGATGTGTACGGCAATGAGGATCTAACATCCTGAAGTGAACATTGAGTTTGATTTTGCCTCATATTTTTATGGAATTGGATGAAGAATTCATGAGAGTAAGGGAGAATGATAAAGTAATTACTTTTAAACATTACTCCCTCTTATGTCACATGATTTTGTATTAGAACGAGTTTGCATGGGATAAAAGGTTGAGGTTGCAAATGGATAATAATAGGAATAAAAGGATAACAGTGCAATGTTAGAAATATGTATGGAACAACAAGTGCCAAAATGTAGATTACGTGACCTTTTATGATTACTTTGTGATAAAGATAATGGTTGTGTTGGAATATTTTCTGGAGAGGCTACCACCTAAAATAGTAATGTTATTGAGACTAGTGGATAGGAGGCATAGGCAAAAGGTCACACCCGTAATTCTGGTGACTAGTTCATTTACTCTGACTATAGTATTACCAAACTTTATGGTTGCCCACAAACACCCCATATATTGCCCCGATTTGTTCTTCCCAGGCTTTCATTTTTAGAATTTATGTGGCAACTAATGTGGAAGGAAAAGGAGAGCATGACGAAATAGAAGAAGGGAACTTTCTTGCCTCAttttacaattttatttatttattttgctatTAGATCAAATATGTTAGAACAAGTTCATAATCATCTGAAGGCCAGGTAGAATTTGAAATTTGGTGTTTTGCCAACATTTGATCCCGAGGGATATGTTAATTGGTTGAGGAAAGAGAATTTGAAAAGAGCAGGTTATGATCATGATGCATAT
This genomic stretch from Cryptomeria japonica chromosome 8, Sugi_1.0, whole genome shotgun sequence harbors:
- the LOC131070578 gene encoding uncharacterized protein LOC131070578; its protein translation is MGQEANCQSAALKGSLDSSEAVPRQNAKISYTRDFLLSFAELESCKIQPSELDPQILRNPPSGLVVEGVNASSSFSSRGLIRRDINEDRSVEVPEWRRTPANPGGLLSQGTKRSEHGGSSFNNNFTSRAGPSRVEASHPRSNYDRASWQGLGSGGGQGRWEHRLISNDRERDRTRQDRVALEQDPGRPSHGSNHLTWQGGTPPEHDGLLGSGSDLRSSRSSGGPILSNARGQDRHHASGRPNHASDTFQPLRSSKTGNLSRTEIRDIYNDETFGSEDFSNNERIEEERRRRDSFELMRKEQQKLLQEKQKQNLLKPGQQLGWELTVSEDQKKDEKCLVGDGEKLEDQPADLLLPDQSISSSSIKTSLSGVSTPASRPLVPPGFAKVLLEKQTSLKTGNRELPEAYSEMGKNHVNATKSDPFLEGKQHQLEESQPISSDVTMNKQELQVSGQETLAAIHVVGNVNDLLGLDSANSSQSIGGLDTVSYSLKDDQISKLPEVEHNSWNIGLDIIDMKKAGGSELGRNASKEKSESILDKLFSKTTNDFDKSDISIPEKHTEVISGTGDDKRAPKSSKFARWFHTEEEKPSGGMPVHNASDILSLFSKSEINTTPITPIEDKVQVDEPPNSPLSSIFPLRNTCKVLPMPNGPSLEDVEKVMTAVVKPTVHDEMGQFRVGRNHKSDSVGPQLNVLTCEDLEQSIIAQATESVSKVPNYSEENHTLLEGNPLTNEQSLSMDNHASQHLLSLLQKGTNIKDQKSPRMQYHEERHIIPMKEISHENSGYAEKNETPEKTGAQTLEFLFGKQFMKELRSADAPVSVKQPNLLHTHSNDSVVEDGRVDSSFGLSLNRNFFPSNSEFESHFGKFDTFPSSGKINVEDDKISGLQSQELSLADNGYGRDQDLWSSINNGNQSNIGNSHFENAKAIGNRNFAPFGISRQKSVSNTAEKGEYSSNLNSNLGGDVLEASGFQDRNSIIRGLFDPGSKKPISDAGTIPTGNSFMGKNDSFDTKLTHDGRPMLLGRSRNGNSASLPIFDELLRTNITGPQMSENFIFSDVPRSAPEIAQKLPIFTDEKSRYEDQNKRGHGAVGQHYHGGDAPVLESRISLNDMVGALHSPFTNSSNQSGGGVQDNFGNKSGNHQLFGLPSHASHLAQQQLLGLADVPLSHSFPGPHSRPPPAFFPYHHGPGPYDPNLGAINAMTVQQQINHQPPPQSRQMKLFDHGSSPEQQHPAPEVWSEHLPGRPFSQEQSGQMLYPLHNGPHMNQTVYNSLRPHGFPPNHFMQPVPVPQRGLSSINNFPFIPDQMPHGPRGLPSNYPHHIAGPFTPEIPIHSMQGLPFHSHSSHTTHGMAHNQSFRPNLGASHEFSVTTDGSQHAVVMGNDGPSMDSLFAKESKRQPAGALPVSQYPGRNMGYG